TACCTCCTGGTAAAAAACTCATCGGTTGTAAATGAGTTTATAAGATTAGACATTGTGCTAATGGttccattaaaatatataaggcAAGGTTAGTTGCCAAGGCTTATACCCAAACTAAAGGATTGGATTATTCAGAAACTTTTTCACCTGTTGCTAAAATGGCTACTGTTAGAACTCTATTGGCCATTGCTATTGTGAAAGGCTAGCATTTTTCACAGTTAGATATCAATAATACTATGGGGATTTATCTGAAGAAGTATACATGGTTTTACCTCCTAGTTTTCATGTTAAAAGGGAGTCCCAAGTTTGCCAGTTGGACAAATCACTCTATGGTTTTGAAACAAGTCTCACGACAATAGTTCTCCAAGTTTTCAACCTCTATTGTCAGTATGAGTTTTCAACAATCCAAAATTGATTATTCTCTTTTTACTAAGATTGAGAGTTCAACTTTCATTGCCCTTCTTggctatgttgatgatattcttaTAGCTAGTAATGATATGAAATTTGTTGAGCTTTTAAAGTCCTTGTTTGACTAGAAGTTTAAGCTCAAGGACCTTGGTaagctcaaatattttcttggtttggaagtGGCATGGTCTCCTACTAATATTTCtttatgtcaaagaaaatagtttttggAGATTATTCAATATGCTAGTTTACTTGCTTCTAAACATGTTGCCTTTCCTATGAAACATAATATTAAGTTGAGGAAGGATGAGGGGGACTTGTTGCCTGATCCTACAATTTATAGAAGACTTGTAGGTCGACTTCTTTACCTCACATTAACTTGGCCAGACTTGTGTTATTCTGTCAATAAACTTAGTCAATACATGACTCAACCTAGACAACCCTATTTACAACAGCCTATggaattttacaatatatcaaaGGCACTCTTTGTCATGATCTTTTCTTCCCAACTGCTAATACACTATATCTCAAAGCCTTTACTGATTCTAATGGGCCTCTTGTCCTAACAATAGGAGATCTACAAGTGGTTATTGAGTTTTTCTTAGagattcttttgtttcttggaaaacaaagaaacaaaccaTTGTTTCTAGATCTTCTACAAAGATTGAGTATAGATCAATGGCTTCTACCACTTGTGATATCATTTGGTTTCTCACTCTCTTATCTATTTTCATGTTTCACATACTCATAGTGCTCAAGTTTTTTGTGATAGTTAGGTTACACTACACATTGCTACCAATCTAGTCTTCCATAAAAGAGCAAAGCATATTGAGCTGGATTGTCATTTTGTTCGAGAAAAAATACAAGCTAGAGTTATCAAGACTCTTCACTTGGCTTCTGGTCATCAACTAGCTGATATGTTAACCAAACCTCTTGGCTATCATCAGTTTCATCACCTAGTTTCTAATATAAGAGTCCACTCAATCTACTCTCCATCTTGAAGGGGGTATCAGgaattaattttattctttaaattcttttgtTCATTTCGTATCACGTGCAAAGTCACATATATTTTACTTACTCAtgtaataatactataaataCTAGTCTTTGGTTACTTTACAGATACATagatattaaattaaatcatttttcttcttccagaaGATTCCTTCATATTTGCCCTTTCTCTGCTAGGGTTTCTTCTTGTCGTGCTTCATTTTGCCTCTTTGCATTCCTTTaggttttatattttaaagctATCAACCTTTCAAAAACATAACATGCCAGTGTAAGAAAATAAAGTATAAATCAACAAAACATAGTATAAAATTGAAGAGCTAAATCAATAACACAAAGAAATATTCATTAACTACCCCAAGCACGACAGCTGGCAGCTATCAATATATAGCTCTAAAGTATTAACAACATATAGTTACAGCCTTATCTCTCTACTACACTATTAACatcccaaaaacataacatactcgtGTAAAAAATAGAGTATAAATCAACAAAATACAGTATAAAATCCAAGAGCTAAATCAACAACACAAATAAATATTCAGTAACTACCCCAAGCACGACAttgtaaaaacaaaataaagtaaACAAGCTAAAAACCTTCAAATTTATTTCAATCAGTAGGGAGGGGGAAGAGTCAAATTTGAGAGATTTCAAAATGGTGTCTTAGGCACTCGTAGGAAGGGCTCGGGAGGAAGAGACAACTAAAGCTCAATCAGTAGAGAGGAGGAAGAGTCAGAAACTCGAAAGAGTAATGGGTATCAGAAACTCGAAAGGGGGAAGGGTTTCATAAACACGATTTGGCCAAAGctaaattgatagggaagggagAATGGGTTTCAAAGGGAGGGGGAAGGGTTTCCAAGGGAGGGGTTTCCAAATGACCTTCTAGGGGAAGGAATTCGGGGATTGAAATGATTCGaatcattttatttcatgcGCACGTAGTTCCtgaatttcagaattattctTTTGGGTTAGTTGCATTTTTTTAGGCTTGAAGATGAGGGTTATAGAGATAACACAGAGCATAGGTAGATACGAGTCATTACTACGTCAGAATATTTTGTAGACTACATATtttgatagtatatatatatcaatttccaAAATCACATTTACCACGTCAATGTTAAGTAGTATTACGTGGGTGATGTGATAATGAGTAGCGTTAGTCTTACTGGCAAGACAAGTGTGATAACATGTACAGCTCCATTGCAACTCAAGTATCAGATTCCATATGCATCTTTATTGAACTTCCCTCTAGAGCAAAGCATCTCTCAATATCATTGAGGGTATAAATAATCACAATATAACCGTTGGCAGGCAGCTTTGAAATGCCATCATTCGCTGAGGACAAATTTGAAATTTCACACGCAGTAGCCGTTACAAACGGTGGCACGTtccattatttataattttattcgcCGACTAGGGGTATTACAGGAAacatcctcttttctttttcctattttGACCGTTGGAAGGAAATTCGAAAGGCATAAAAATCGCGTATGTTTCAAAATCCTTGCTCCCACTGTTTATCTTCTCTCACAGCTTCGTCTCTGCACAAATTTCATGGCTGATCCAAGCACAAGcccaccaatcataatggaggcGAAGCCCTTGCACCCTCTTCACCAAATCGCCGAAACACCGACCCACAAGCTTCTTCTGAAGCAATGGCTCAAGGAAGAAGAACTAATCCTCGGAAGGATCGCCCTCAAAGAAACCCAGATTGACTCTGTCCGAAACGAAATCACCATGCTGtacatcttcttcttcgtcttccaCTCCATAGCTTTGGTTCTCCTCTTCAACGCCTCATCTAGAGACCCAGTTGCCAACAAGTTAGCCTGCCACAGGTCATGGATCCCTTCACTCTGTTCTATTCTGTTTTCGCTCGGAATCATTTGGGCCGTGAGGTACAAGACCGACGTAGAGGTCCACCTGGAGAAGCTACTAGAGAGGGAGAAGGAAGATGGGAAGCTAATGGCAAAGTGTGTGGAAGAACTGAAGAAGAAGGGGGTCGAATTTGACTTGCTGAAGGAGGTGGACGCCCTTCGGAGGGCCAAAAGTCTGCGCGTCGAGACCAAGGCGGTCAGGAAGTGGTCGGCGAGGGACTTTGTTACCCTGTTCTTCTTCGCCATGTCTTGCCTTGTTCTTGCAATCACAAGGGTTATTTTGTGTGATTAAGCTTTTTGCTTAATTGGGAGGTGATTAGTTTgggatattttttgtttttggtggaAAAATGGTGAGTGCAGAATACTCTGTTGCGCTCTTGCAGTAAAGAGGAAAATTAAATGGCAAAGTTATGAAATCAATATTTCCTTTCGTTTTACACTGATTGCGACTAATATAATTTGATCTGAAACGAATCGTGCTTTAATATCAGACCATAGCATGAATTTTGTTTCTTCATAATCAATATCCAATAATGATTGTCAACCAGATTGATATCCTAGGTCAGATCTACGGATTCTAGCAAGATTTCCGGTTCTTCTTTGAATCACACGCAAGAGCAAGTAACTTCGAAAAAGctctcaacttttttttttttttttttttaacttttttgagaTCAATAAAACTTTTCAGCTTTAAGACGAATTTAACTCAACTCATTTTACATCAATTATTAATGAAATCTATTactcctttttttatttctcataaaaaagttaaaactctTTTTAACCCACTCCATGTATTTTCAacctaaaaagttaaactcatcatctcaataaaatttataaaatattactattcacaacataaCTAAACTCAGTTCAACATCTAAACGAAACATTATAACACTTTAGCTCTTGCTAAAGAAGCCTCACATCCAAGAGCGGACCTATATTGATGCT
This Carya illinoinensis cultivar Pawnee chromosome 11, C.illinoinensisPawnee_v1, whole genome shotgun sequence DNA region includes the following protein-coding sequences:
- the LOC122280840 gene encoding uncharacterized protein LOC122280840 is translated as MADPSTSPPIIMEAKPLHPLHQIAETPTHKLLLKQWLKEEELILGRIALKETQIDSVRNEITMLYIFFFVFHSIALVLLFNASSRDPVANKLACHRSWIPSLCSILFSLGIIWAVRYKTDVEVHLEKLLEREKEDGKLMAKCVEELKKKGVEFDLLKEVDALRRAKSLRVETKAVRKWSARDFVTLFFFAMSCLVLAITRVILCD